In a single window of the Balaenoptera acutorostrata chromosome 3, mBalAcu1.1, whole genome shotgun sequence genome:
- the SRP14 gene encoding signal recognition particle 14 kDa protein isoform X2, which yields MVLLESEQFLTELTRLFQKCRLSGSVFITLKKCKQLWMQQGRKGAGRPSDAPARVPSDWEPQAESVCRASPPSRTFLHLMMVELNPFQGRVLWKALSPQTTSVC from the exons ATGGTGCTGCTGGAGAGTGAGCAG TTCCTGACGGAGCTGACCAGGCTCTTCCAGAAGTGCCGGTTGTCGGGCAGCGTGTTCATCACCCTGAAGAAGTGTAAGCAGCTGTGGATGCAGCAAGGCCGGAAGGGAGCTGGGAGGCCGAGCGATGCCCCGGCCCGGGTGCCCAGTGACTGGGAGCCACAGGCAGAGTCTGTCTGCCGCGCATCCCCGCCTTCCCGTACCTTCCTCCACCTG ATGATGGTCGAACTAAACCCATTCCAAGGAAGGGTTCTGTGGAAGGCTTTGAGCCCTCAGACAACAAGTGTCTGTTAA
- the SRP14 gene encoding signal recognition particle 14 kDa protein isoform X1: protein MVLLESEQFLTELTRLFQKCRLSGSVFITLKKYDGRTKPIPRKGSVEGFEPSDNKCLLRATDGKKKISTVVSSKEVNKFQMAYSNLLRANMDGLKKRDKKSKSKKSKAAQ, encoded by the exons ATGGTGCTGCTGGAGAGTGAGCAG TTCCTGACGGAGCTGACCAGGCTCTTCCAGAAGTGCCGGTTGTCGGGCAGCGTGTTCATCACCCTGAAGAAGT ATGATGGTCGAACTAAACCCATTCCAAGGAAGGGTTCTGTGGAAGGCTTTGAGCCCTCAGACAACAAGTGTCTGTTAAGAGCTACTGACGGGAAAAAGAAGATCAGCACTGTG GTGAGCTCCAAAGAAGTGAATAAGTTTCAGATG GCTTATTCAAACCTACTGAGAGCTAACATGGATGGGCTGAAGAAGAGGGACAAGAAGAGCAAGAGTAAGAAGAGCAAAGCAGCGCAGTGA